A region of Halococcus salsus DNA encodes the following proteins:
- a CDS encoding TrmB family transcriptional regulator translates to MDNVPSNTMDTDELHAILEEAGLSPYQADAYETLLELGSASASEIATTSGVPQPRIYDVLRALEDDGYVTTYNRDRLYAQANDPSEALSGLRGAIKRYETAIGEIEARYQESEVDEGDVSLVRRFRTVFEHSREVIKTADDHIQLAATPDQFRKLQTELQAAHERGVHIQLSLHVPPDNNLPLDKSEFEGICTEVRRRDLRGPFLLLVDRHQACYSTHNQLSDEYGVLVDDYITAYVFHWYYITRLWEVYDTIYDGHNEQLPYSYVEITDCIRAVEPLLNNNAIITGRIEGEFVRTGRESDLSGQFVDVEYTGSRTDEAPASLLELAAEARLRFETDDDSYTVGGRGAHTEDVAGKRFIIEQIDDPAGDG, encoded by the coding sequence ATGGATAACGTACCCTCAAACACCATGGATACCGATGAACTACATGCAATTCTAGAGGAAGCTGGACTCTCTCCTTACCAAGCCGATGCATACGAGACCCTGCTTGAACTTGGGTCAGCATCCGCGAGCGAGATTGCAACGACAAGCGGCGTTCCACAGCCGCGTATCTACGACGTACTCCGAGCGCTGGAAGATGACGGGTACGTGACTACCTACAATCGGGACCGCCTCTACGCTCAAGCCAATGACCCATCAGAAGCACTTTCCGGACTCCGAGGAGCTATCAAACGGTATGAAACCGCGATTGGAGAAATCGAAGCGAGATACCAAGAATCAGAAGTAGATGAAGGAGACGTAAGTCTCGTTCGACGGTTTCGAACTGTATTCGAACACTCTCGGGAAGTCATCAAAACAGCTGACGACCACATTCAACTCGCAGCTACACCTGACCAGTTTAGAAAACTCCAGACGGAACTCCAAGCCGCACATGAGCGCGGCGTGCACATTCAGCTCTCGCTTCACGTGCCGCCAGACAATAATCTCCCACTTGATAAATCTGAATTCGAGGGCATCTGTACCGAAGTCCGACGACGCGACCTTCGTGGACCATTCCTCCTTCTAGTGGATCGTCACCAGGCATGCTACTCCACACATAATCAGCTATCTGACGAGTATGGTGTCCTCGTTGATGATTATATAACCGCGTATGTATTTCATTGGTACTATATAACTCGTCTCTGGGAAGTCTACGATACGATTTACGATGGACACAACGAACAACTACCTTACTCCTACGTGGAGATTACTGACTGCATTCGTGCAGTAGAGCCCTTACTCAACAACAATGCAATCATTACCGGGCGTATTGAGGGTGAGTTCGTACGTACCGGTCGAGAGTCTGATCTCTCAGGACAGTTTGTTGATGTTGAATACACGGGCTCCCGAACTGACGAAGCACCTGCTTCGCTATTAGAATTGGCTGCCGAAGCGAGGTTGCGGTTTGAAACTGATGACGATAGCTATACTGTCGGCGGACGGGGGGCCCACACTGAGGACGTCGCTGGTAAACGGTTCATTATCGAACAGATCGATGATCCCGCAGGTGATGGCTAA